The following proteins come from a genomic window of Ferrovibrio sp. MS7:
- a CDS encoding branched-chain amino acid ABC transporter permease translates to MAALLYSPMLRRGLLLLLLALLLIVPFVPKLIYPIFLMKVMCFALFACAFNLLLGHTGIVSFGHAAFFGGSAYITGYVLRDLGLTPEIAVIAGVLFSAGLGAAIGALAIRRQGIYLAMITLALAQMVYFTFLQAPFTGAEDGMQPIPRGKLLGLIDLNNDTSLYFVVLACTIGGFWLVHRIVQSPFGEVLRAIREHEPRARSLGYAVERYKIMAFALSAGLSGLAGSLKCIVFRLASLSDVHWHMSGDVILMTLLGGMNSIFGPAIGAVMISALRHYFDALGAWVTVAVGLIFIACVLTFRRGVLGELNHLLQLKLPAVSPAQAVIPAKEEKNAQI, encoded by the coding sequence ATGGCGGCCCTGCTTTATTCGCCCATGCTCCGGCGCGGCCTGCTGCTTCTGCTGCTGGCGCTGCTGCTGATCGTGCCGTTCGTGCCGAAGCTGATCTATCCGATCTTCCTGATGAAGGTGATGTGCTTCGCGCTGTTCGCCTGCGCCTTCAACCTGCTGCTCGGCCATACCGGCATCGTCTCGTTCGGTCATGCCGCTTTCTTCGGCGGCTCGGCCTATATCACCGGCTATGTGCTGCGCGATCTCGGCCTGACACCGGAAATCGCCGTCATCGCCGGTGTGCTGTTCTCGGCCGGGCTTGGCGCTGCCATCGGCGCGCTGGCGATCCGCCGCCAGGGCATCTATCTGGCCATGATCACCCTGGCCCTGGCACAGATGGTGTATTTCACCTTCCTGCAGGCGCCTTTCACGGGGGCCGAGGATGGCATGCAGCCGATTCCACGCGGCAAGCTGCTGGGCCTGATTGATCTCAACAACGACACCAGCCTGTATTTCGTGGTGCTGGCCTGCACCATTGGCGGTTTCTGGCTGGTGCACCGCATCGTGCAGTCGCCGTTCGGAGAAGTGCTGCGGGCGATCCGCGAGCACGAGCCGCGTGCCCGCTCGCTCGGCTATGCCGTCGAACGCTACAAGATCATGGCCTTCGCGCTCTCCGCTGGCCTTTCGGGTCTTGCCGGCTCGCTGAAATGCATTGTCTTCCGCCTGGCGTCGCTGAGCGACGTACATTGGCATATGTCCGGCGATGTCATCCTGATGACCCTGCTCGGCGGCATGAATTCGATTTTCGGTCCGGCCATCGGCGCGGTAATGATTTCCGCGCTGCGCCATTATTTCGATGCGCTTGGCGCCTGGGTCACGGTGGCCGTCGGCCTGATCTTCATTGCCTGCGTGCTCACCTTCCGCCGCGGCGTGCTCGGCGAACTCAATCACCTGCTGCAGCTCAAGCTGCCGGCTGTTTCTCCTGCTCAAGCTGTTATCCCTGCCAAGGAAGAAAAAAATGCCCAGATTTGA
- a CDS encoding branched-chain amino acid ABC transporter permease, whose translation MDIFGIPHQAFLGQIMLGLVNGAFYAVLSLGLAIIFGLLRIVNFAHGAFFMVGAFVAFLIGRHFGVGYWWAMVLVPIAVGIIGILFERLALRRIYRLDPLYGLLLTFGMVLVLEGGFRVAMGSSGHPFATPAELRGAWNLGFMMLPVYRGFVILVAVVVCAGTWIVIEKTRMGAYLRAATERPELTQAFGINVPLLLTLTYGAGVALAGFAGVLAAPIQHVNPSMGSDLVIIVFAIVVIGGLGSVVGSAITGLGLGVVEGLTKVYYSEASTTVVFLVMALVLLLRPAGLFGREGAA comes from the coding sequence ATGGACATCTTCGGTATCCCGCACCAAGCCTTTCTCGGCCAGATCATGCTCGGTCTGGTCAATGGTGCCTTCTATGCCGTGCTCAGCTTAGGCCTAGCCATTATCTTCGGCCTGCTGCGCATCGTGAATTTCGCCCATGGCGCCTTCTTCATGGTTGGCGCTTTCGTGGCCTTTCTGATCGGCCGTCATTTCGGTGTCGGCTATTGGTGGGCGATGGTCCTGGTGCCGATTGCCGTCGGCATCATCGGAATCTTGTTCGAGCGCCTAGCGCTCCGCCGCATCTATCGCCTCGATCCGCTTTACGGCCTGCTGCTCACTTTCGGCATGGTGCTGGTGCTGGAAGGCGGCTTCCGCGTTGCCATGGGTTCCTCCGGCCATCCCTTCGCCACGCCGGCCGAACTGCGCGGTGCCTGGAATCTCGGCTTCATGATGCTGCCAGTCTATCGCGGGTTCGTCATCCTGGTGGCTGTGGTGGTCTGCGCCGGCACCTGGATCGTGATCGAGAAGACGCGCATGGGCGCCTATCTCCGTGCCGCCACCGAGCGGCCGGAACTGACCCAGGCCTTCGGCATCAATGTGCCGCTGCTGCTGACCCTGACCTACGGCGCCGGCGTGGCTTTGGCCGGCTTTGCCGGTGTGCTGGCGGCGCCGATCCAGCATGTCAATCCATCCATGGGTTCCGACCTGGTGATCATCGTTTTCGCCATCGTGGTGATCGGCGGCCTTGGCTCCGTGGTCGGTTCGGCGATCACCGGGCTGGGCCTCGGTGTCGTCGAGGGCCTGACCAAGGTGTATTACTCGGAAGCCTCCACCACGGTGGTGTTCCTGGTCATGGCGCTGGTGCTGCTGTTGCGTCCGGCCGGCCTGTTCGGACGCGAGGGGGCGGCGTGA
- a CDS encoding ABC transporter substrate-binding protein, translated as MRNSLRLAVAAASVLALGSGAATAQISDDVVRIGVLADMSGIYNDLSGKGAVEAVKMAAEDFGGTVLGKKIDVIFADHLNKPDVGAAKAREWFDTGGVDLINDLANSGVARAVAAVAKEKKRHIIVNGASNMGITNELCSPYAIHYAYDAYSLAHGTGKTVVEQGGKSWFFLTVDFAFGIGLEQQVSDVVRNNKGRVVGAARHPLATTDFSSYILQAQASKAEIIGVASTGADAVNAIKAAAEFGATKNQKLAALLLWIEDVHSLGLQTAQGLLLTNAWYWDMNDDTRKFAKRFYDRVGKMPNMAQAADYSSTMFFLNAVKEAGTDNPDKVSAKMREMTVSDMFTKQGKVRVDGRFMHDMYLWQVKTPAESKAPWDYLKPVATIPAEQAFQPLADSKCDLVKK; from the coding sequence CACGGCCCAGATCTCCGATGATGTGGTGCGCATTGGCGTGCTCGCCGATATGTCCGGCATCTACAACGATCTTTCCGGCAAAGGCGCCGTCGAGGCGGTGAAGATGGCGGCCGAGGATTTCGGCGGTACCGTGCTGGGCAAGAAGATCGATGTGATCTTCGCCGACCACCTGAACAAGCCCGATGTCGGCGCCGCCAAGGCGCGCGAATGGTTCGATACCGGAGGTGTCGACCTGATCAACGATCTGGCCAATTCCGGCGTTGCCCGCGCGGTGGCCGCCGTGGCCAAGGAGAAGAAGCGCCATATCATCGTCAACGGCGCCTCCAACATGGGCATCACGAACGAGCTTTGCTCACCCTATGCCATCCACTATGCCTATGACGCCTATTCGCTGGCCCATGGCACCGGCAAGACCGTGGTGGAGCAGGGCGGCAAGAGCTGGTTCTTCCTCACCGTCGATTTCGCCTTCGGTATCGGCCTGGAGCAGCAGGTGTCGGATGTGGTGCGCAACAACAAGGGCCGCGTCGTCGGCGCCGCTCGCCACCCGCTCGCCACCACCGATTTCTCGTCCTACATCCTGCAGGCGCAGGCGTCCAAGGCGGAAATCATCGGTGTTGCCTCCACCGGCGCCGACGCGGTGAACGCGATCAAGGCGGCGGCGGAATTCGGCGCCACCAAGAACCAGAAGCTGGCGGCCCTGCTGCTGTGGATCGAGGACGTGCATTCGCTCGGGCTGCAGACCGCGCAAGGGTTGCTGCTGACCAATGCCTGGTACTGGGACATGAACGACGACACGCGCAAATTCGCCAAGCGGTTTTACGACCGGGTTGGCAAGATGCCGAACATGGCCCAGGCAGCGGATTATTCCTCCACCATGTTCTTCCTGAACGCTGTGAAGGAAGCCGGCACCGACAATCCCGACAAGGTTTCGGCCAAGATGCGCGAGATGACGGTGAGCGACATGTTCACCAAGCAGGGCAAGGTGCGTGTCGATGGCCGCTTCATGCATGATATGTATCTCTGGCAGGTGAAGACCCCGGCGGAATCCAAGGCGCCGTGGGATTACCTGAAGCCGGTGGCGACGATCCCGGCGGAGCAGGCTTTCCAGCCGCTCGCCGATAGCAAGTGCGACCTGGTGAAGAAGTAA